In Fundidesulfovibrio magnetotacticus, the following are encoded in one genomic region:
- a CDS encoding branched-chain amino acid ABC transporter permease, giving the protein MEYYLQLVISGLVVGSIYSLVALGFVIIYKATKVVNFAQGELVMVGAFACFSLTVQFGLPFWVSFPMTLAFSTLLGMAIERLTLRPLIGEPTISVIMVTIGLSSVLKSLVQLCWGTQIRVFPQVLPADPVVVAGLPVSPVYVAAFLLSILLFAAFSLFFKYSRLGIAMRATAFDQAASASMGISIKSIFAMSWCVAAMVSAVGGVILGNINGINSQLGHLGLKVFPAVILGGLDSLAGAALGGLLIGVLENVCDGVAKDVLGLGGFKDVAAFIVLVMVLMLKPYGLFGTRQIERV; this is encoded by the coding sequence ATGGAATACTATCTCCAACTGGTGATCTCGGGCCTCGTGGTGGGCTCCATCTATTCGCTGGTGGCCCTGGGTTTCGTGATCATCTACAAGGCCACCAAGGTGGTGAACTTCGCCCAGGGCGAGCTGGTGATGGTGGGCGCGTTCGCCTGCTTCTCGCTCACGGTGCAGTTCGGGCTGCCCTTCTGGGTGTCCTTCCCCATGACGCTCGCGTTCTCCACGCTCCTGGGCATGGCCATCGAGCGGCTCACGCTGCGCCCGCTCATCGGGGAGCCCACCATCTCGGTGATCATGGTCACCATCGGGCTCTCCTCGGTGCTCAAGTCCCTGGTGCAGCTCTGCTGGGGCACGCAGATCAGGGTGTTCCCCCAGGTGCTGCCCGCCGACCCGGTGGTGGTGGCCGGGCTGCCGGTCTCGCCGGTGTACGTGGCGGCCTTCCTGCTCTCCATCCTGCTTTTCGCGGCCTTTTCGCTCTTCTTCAAGTATTCGCGCCTGGGCATCGCCATGCGCGCCACGGCCTTCGACCAGGCCGCCTCGGCCAGCATGGGCATCTCCATCAAGAGCATCTTCGCCATGTCCTGGTGCGTGGCGGCCATGGTCTCGGCCGTGGGCGGGGTGATCCTGGGCAACATCAACGGCATCAACTCCCAGCTGGGGCACCTTGGGCTCAAGGTGTTCCCGGCGGTGATCCTGGGCGGGCTGGACAGCCTGGCCGGGGCGGCCCTGGGCGGGCTGCTCATCGGCGTGCTGGAGAACGTCTGCGACGGCGTGGCCAAGGACGTGCTGGGCCTGGGCGGCTTCAAGGACGTGGCGGCCTTCATCGTGCTGGTGATGGTCCTGATGCTCAAACCTTACGGGCTCTTCGGAACCCGCCAGATCGAGAGGGTCTAG
- a CDS encoding branched-chain amino acid ABC transporter permease, with amino-acid sequence MSAPCGLFFTSYAQESALFPSRFLKASMALFFVALVVLPPWMNSYHVSVLCLINIAVIGAVSLNLLTGSCGQISLGHGAFVGVGAYTAGVLAAKGVPFLLALPASGLLAALAGMLFGLPSLRLKGIYLAISTLAAQLILEYVFLHWESVTGGSNGLAVMPPEIFGYAFDNDLKMFYLTLAAASLCALGAANVLRSRLGRAFVSIRDHYLSAEIVGVSLFGYKLRAFGLSSFLAGVSGALWAHYTMFLSPEQFGIGLSISYLAMIIIGGMGRVAGAVYGAVFITVLPEALNALSASAEAWMPGMTSNLMALKGGVFGLALILFLLFEPEGLAHRWRLIKAYWKLYPFAH; translated from the coding sequence GTGAGCGCACCCTGCGGGCTCTTCTTCACCTCCTACGCCCAGGAGTCGGCGCTGTTCCCCAGCCGCTTCCTCAAGGCGTCCATGGCCCTGTTCTTCGTGGCGCTGGTGGTCCTGCCGCCGTGGATGAACAGCTACCACGTCTCGGTGCTCTGCCTGATCAACATCGCGGTGATCGGGGCGGTGTCGCTCAACCTGCTCACGGGCTCCTGCGGCCAGATCTCCCTGGGCCACGGGGCCTTCGTGGGCGTGGGCGCCTACACGGCCGGGGTGCTGGCGGCCAAGGGCGTGCCCTTCCTGCTGGCCCTGCCCGCTTCGGGGCTCCTGGCCGCCCTGGCCGGGATGCTCTTCGGGCTGCCGTCCTTGCGCCTCAAGGGCATCTACCTGGCCATCTCCACCCTGGCGGCCCAGCTGATCCTGGAATACGTCTTCCTGCACTGGGAGTCCGTGACCGGCGGCTCCAACGGCCTGGCGGTGATGCCCCCCGAAATTTTCGGCTACGCCTTCGACAACGACCTCAAGATGTTCTACCTCACCCTGGCGGCGGCCTCCCTGTGCGCCCTGGGCGCGGCCAACGTGCTGCGCTCGCGCCTGGGCCGGGCCTTCGTCTCCATCCGCGACCACTACCTCTCGGCCGAAATCGTGGGCGTAAGCCTTTTCGGCTACAAGCTGCGCGCCTTCGGGTTGAGCTCCTTCCTGGCGGGCGTGTCCGGGGCGCTCTGGGCGCACTACACCATGTTCCTGAGTCCCGAGCAGTTCGGCATCGGGCTCTCCATCAGCTACCTGGCCATGATCATCATCGGCGGCATGGGCCGCGTGGCGGGGGCGGTCTACGGGGCCGTGTTCATCACGGTGCTGCCCGAGGCGCTCAACGCCCTCTCGGCTTCTGCCGAGGCCTGGATGCCCGGCATGACCTCCAACCTCATGGCCCTCAAGGGCGGCGTGTTCGGCCTGGCGCTCATCCTCTTCCTGCTCTTCGAGCCCGAAGGCCTAGCGCACCGCTGGCGGCTGATCAAGGCCTACTGGAAACTCTACCCCTTCGCCCACTGA
- a CDS encoding ABC transporter substrate-binding protein, whose product MHSTLKRLLLAAALAALSCAPALAQEYVIGSLQDLSGPTADVGKPYGDGIRDGARYINESGMLGQAKVKLIAVDYAYNAQQALAAYKKFTSQDKILALQGWGTQDTEALTQFVARDKVPCISASYSAHLTEGSKAPYNFFVAADYSTQIRGALKYFKDNWKEQRAPKLALVYPNHPYGLAPIPAAKDYAKELGFELVGEENVDLKAMDATAQLLRLQKAAPDFVWIGGTTQSTAVVLKDAQKMGFKTRFFTNIWGSDENLPPLAGSAADGVVSLQTAVSYGQDVPGMKAIEKLTGGQPQMTHYIRAFASMLVMAEAIKLAQAKGPVTGETLKAALESLRDYSPLGLTPPISYFPEDHRPNMSVMLYTFENGKMKLLATQTLERKKEWLGK is encoded by the coding sequence ATGCATTCCACACTCAAACGCCTGCTCCTGGCGGCCGCGCTGGCCGCCCTGTCCTGCGCCCCCGCCCTGGCCCAGGAGTACGTCATCGGCTCCCTGCAGGACCTCTCCGGCCCTACCGCCGACGTGGGCAAGCCCTACGGCGACGGCATCCGCGACGGCGCGCGCTACATCAACGAATCCGGCATGCTGGGCCAGGCCAAGGTGAAGCTCATCGCCGTGGACTACGCCTACAACGCCCAGCAGGCCCTGGCCGCCTACAAGAAGTTCACCTCCCAGGACAAGATCCTGGCCCTGCAGGGCTGGGGCACCCAGGACACCGAGGCCCTCACCCAGTTCGTGGCCCGCGACAAGGTGCCCTGCATCTCGGCCTCCTACTCGGCGCACCTCACCGAGGGGTCCAAGGCTCCCTACAACTTCTTCGTGGCCGCCGACTACTCCACCCAGATCCGCGGCGCGCTCAAGTATTTCAAGGACAACTGGAAGGAGCAGCGCGCCCCCAAGCTGGCGCTGGTCTACCCCAACCACCCCTACGGCCTGGCCCCCATCCCCGCCGCCAAGGACTACGCCAAGGAGCTGGGCTTCGAGCTGGTGGGCGAGGAAAACGTGGACCTGAAGGCCATGGACGCCACCGCGCAACTCCTGCGCCTGCAGAAGGCCGCCCCTGATTTCGTCTGGATCGGCGGAACCACGCAGTCCACGGCCGTGGTGCTCAAGGACGCCCAGAAGATGGGCTTCAAGACCCGCTTCTTCACCAACATCTGGGGCTCCGACGAAAACCTGCCGCCCCTGGCCGGATCGGCCGCCGACGGCGTGGTCTCGCTGCAGACCGCCGTCAGCTACGGACAGGACGTGCCCGGCATGAAGGCCATCGAGAAGCTCACCGGCGGCCAGCCGCAGATGACCCACTACATCCGCGCCTTCGCCTCCATGCTGGTGATGGCCGAGGCCATCAAGCTGGCCCAGGCCAAAGGCCCCGTGACCGGCGAGACCCTCAAGGCCGCGCTGGAGAGCCTGCGCGACTACAGCCCCCTGGGCCTTACGCCGCCCATCTCCTACTTCCCGGAGGACCACCGCCCCAACATGTCGGTGATGCTCTACACCTTCGAGAACGGCAAGATGAAGCTCCTGGCCACCCAGACTCTGGAGCGCAAAAAGGAATGGCTGGGCAAGTAG
- a CDS encoding ABC transporter ATP-binding protein → MDLLTVENLEVVYNDVVLVLKGLSLSAAEGRITALLGANGAGKSTTLKAVSGLLAGEDGEVTAGQVLLAGEPVQRLTPEKIVRKGVFQVMEGRRVFEDMTVEENLRAGGHTRPSSEIRPGMERVYGYFPRLAERRHQLAGYMSGGEQQMLAIGRALMARPKLLLLDEPSLGLAPLLVEEIFEIIRRVNAEEGVTVLLVEQNARAALSLAEYGFIMENGRVVLDGPSRDLMNNPDVQEFYLGLSHGGEKKTYRDVKHYRRRKRWLG, encoded by the coding sequence GTGGATCTCCTGACGGTGGAAAACCTGGAAGTCGTGTACAACGACGTGGTCCTGGTGCTCAAAGGGCTCTCCCTTTCGGCGGCCGAGGGGCGCATCACGGCCCTGCTCGGGGCCAACGGGGCGGGCAAGTCCACCACGCTCAAGGCCGTGTCCGGACTGCTGGCGGGCGAGGACGGCGAGGTCACGGCCGGGCAGGTGCTCCTGGCCGGCGAGCCGGTCCAGCGCCTCACGCCCGAGAAGATCGTGCGCAAGGGCGTGTTCCAGGTGATGGAAGGACGGCGCGTCTTCGAGGACATGACCGTGGAGGAGAACCTGCGCGCGGGCGGCCACACGCGCCCCTCATCCGAAATCAGGCCCGGCATGGAGCGCGTCTACGGCTATTTCCCCCGCCTGGCCGAGCGCCGCCACCAGCTGGCGGGCTACATGTCCGGCGGCGAGCAGCAGATGCTGGCCATCGGCCGCGCCCTCATGGCCAGGCCCAAGCTCCTGCTCCTGGACGAGCCGTCCCTTGGGCTCGCGCCGCTCCTGGTGGAGGAGATCTTCGAGATCATCCGCCGGGTCAACGCCGAGGAGGGCGTCACGGTGCTCCTGGTGGAGCAGAACGCCCGGGCGGCCCTCTCCCTGGCCGAGTACGGCTTCATCATGGAGAACGGGCGCGTGGTGCTCGACGGCCCCTCCAGGGACCTCATGAACAACCCCGACGTGCAGGAGTTCTACCTGGGGCTTTCCCACGGCGGCGAGAAGAAGACCTACCGCGACGTGAAACACTACCGCCGCCGCAAGCGCTGGCTGGGCTGA
- a CDS encoding phenylacetate--CoA ligase family protein gives MTQAPPSLEFIPDPERRDALWARLAGHLEHAFAQSSEARARMERAGLTPGDVRSPEDFARIPPLRKKDLKAVQASGPRLGGLSTVDLGRLRRLYQSPGPLYDPEGREPDFWGWTEAFRAAGFEAGDLAVMTFSYHLTPAGHMLEEPLRELGCAVVPAGPGNTEILTELLASLPVTAFVGMASFLRALGEKARAAGLDPARDLSVRKAFVAAERLPESLRREVQEMFGARVRQGYGTADVGAIAYECDALEGMHCSSRGWVEVCDPATGEPLPPGEMGEVVFTPFVRAYPLVRLATGDLSRLVEAPCPCGRTSPRLAGILGRADDTVKIKGQFVYPAQAAEALAAFPGVVAWRLVATNPGGRDCLTLVYEASADVDEAALTEAFRLRCKLRPVLERAQAGTIDTALPRLEDRRTWD, from the coding sequence ATGACGCAAGCCCCTCCCTCCCTGGAGTTCATCCCCGACCCGGAGCGCCGCGACGCTCTCTGGGCGCGCCTTGCCGGACATCTGGAGCACGCCTTCGCCCAAAGCTCCGAGGCGCGCGCCCGCATGGAGCGGGCTGGGCTCACGCCCGGGGACGTGCGCTCCCCGGAGGATTTCGCGCGCATCCCCCCCCTGCGCAAGAAGGACCTCAAGGCCGTACAGGCCTCGGGGCCGCGCCTGGGCGGGCTCTCCACCGTGGACCTGGGCAGGCTGCGCCGCCTCTACCAGTCTCCCGGCCCCCTCTACGACCCCGAGGGCCGCGAGCCCGACTTCTGGGGCTGGACCGAGGCCTTCCGCGCCGCCGGGTTCGAGGCGGGCGACCTGGCCGTGATGACCTTCAGCTACCACCTCACCCCGGCCGGGCACATGCTCGAAGAGCCCCTGCGCGAGCTGGGCTGCGCCGTGGTCCCGGCCGGACCCGGCAATACGGAGATCCTGACGGAGCTTCTGGCTTCCCTGCCCGTCACGGCCTTCGTGGGCATGGCCTCCTTCCTGCGCGCCCTGGGCGAGAAGGCCCGCGCAGCCGGGCTGGACCCGGCACGCGACCTCTCGGTGCGCAAGGCCTTCGTGGCTGCGGAACGCCTGCCCGAGTCGCTGCGCCGCGAGGTGCAGGAGATGTTCGGGGCCAGGGTGCGCCAGGGCTACGGCACCGCCGACGTGGGGGCCATCGCCTACGAATGCGACGCCCTGGAGGGCATGCACTGCTCCAGCAGGGGCTGGGTGGAGGTCTGCGACCCGGCCACCGGGGAACCGCTGCCCCCCGGCGAGATGGGCGAAGTGGTCTTCACGCCCTTCGTGCGCGCCTACCCGCTGGTGCGACTGGCCACGGGGGACCTCTCGCGCCTGGTGGAGGCCCCCTGCCCCTGCGGGCGCACGTCGCCCAGGCTCGCGGGCATTCTGGGGCGCGCGGACGACACGGTGAAGATCAAGGGCCAGTTCGTCTACCCGGCCCAGGCCGCCGAGGCCCTGGCCGCCTTCCCGGGCGTGGTCGCCTGGAGGCTCGTGGCCACGAATCCCGGCGGGCGCGACTGCCTCACCCTGGTCTACGAGGCCTCGGCGGACGTGGACGAGGCGGCGCTCACCGAGGCCTTCCGCCTGCGCTGCAAGCTGCGCCCGGTCCTGGAGCGCGCCCAGGCCGGGACCATCGACACCGCCCTGCCCCGCCTGGAGGACCGCCGCACATGGGATTGA
- a CDS encoding sensor histidine kinase, which translates to MSFVILTACGLFWWVNASWRENNAAYLEVQAHIRLARGDFLRGYQQTQRIATGEGSALDPGRCAFFEQAAWRIENAIKALEPMRQESAFRNGFQRIAEGLARYRETVLAAGDVACGGADALNAGARRLEMDRILAESEAILAALSQDISTRFRHEAQDLDGLHRAAILVFAAVMGAGAAAIGVAGMRHRQAEEELRRSEERFRLLVESSADAVFVQTGGRFAYVNPACVRLFGASSQEELLGLPVLERISPNDRTGVADRIKTLNTDRNSVPRREETILRQDGTPVTVEVSASPMPYKGMDGALVYAQDISERKAARDALLRSLHEKEALLREVHHRVKNNLQVVLSLMDLQASEVEDPEMLERYRQLQGRVRTMAMLHEQLCRSDNLGAISLRDYMEKLLEMLARSFDMQDRVSVKLALEDIRLSIDKAAPCGLLLNELVTNAFQHAFSGRAGGELRVDLHTEDGEIVLVVGDDGPGLPAALATPDGHNVSPGTLGLLLVRELARQLRGSLRWQEGPGVTVELRFPAECPSGSARV; encoded by the coding sequence GTGTCCTTCGTCATCCTGACAGCCTGCGGCTTGTTCTGGTGGGTGAACGCCTCGTGGCGCGAAAACAACGCGGCCTATCTGGAGGTGCAGGCGCACATTCGCCTGGCGCGCGGGGATTTCCTGCGTGGATACCAGCAGACGCAGCGAATCGCCACTGGCGAGGGCTCCGCCCTGGACCCAGGCCGCTGCGCGTTCTTCGAGCAGGCGGCCTGGCGCATCGAGAACGCCATCAAGGCGCTGGAGCCCATGCGCCAGGAGTCGGCGTTCCGCAACGGCTTCCAGCGCATCGCCGAGGGGTTGGCGCGCTACCGGGAGACGGTGCTCGCCGCCGGAGACGTGGCCTGCGGCGGGGCGGATGCGCTCAACGCCGGGGCGCGCCGCCTGGAGATGGACCGGATTCTGGCCGAATCGGAAGCCATCCTGGCGGCGTTGTCCCAGGACATTTCTACGCGCTTCAGACACGAGGCCCAGGACCTGGACGGGCTGCACCGCGCGGCCATCCTTGTCTTCGCGGCAGTGATGGGCGCGGGGGCGGCGGCCATCGGGGTGGCCGGAATGCGCCACAGGCAGGCCGAGGAGGAACTGCGCCGGAGCGAGGAGCGTTTCAGGCTTCTGGTGGAATCCTCCGCGGATGCGGTCTTCGTCCAGACCGGGGGCCGCTTCGCCTACGTCAACCCCGCCTGCGTGCGGCTCTTCGGGGCATCCTCCCAGGAGGAACTCCTGGGGTTGCCAGTGCTGGAACGCATCAGCCCGAATGACCGCACGGGCGTAGCTGACCGCATCAAGACCTTGAACACCGATCGGAACAGCGTTCCCAGGCGCGAGGAGACCATCCTGCGCCAGGACGGCACACCCGTGACCGTGGAGGTGTCGGCCTCGCCCATGCCCTACAAGGGCATGGACGGAGCGCTGGTCTACGCCCAGGACATCTCCGAGCGCAAGGCCGCGCGGGACGCCCTCCTGCGGTCCCTGCACGAAAAGGAGGCCCTGCTGCGCGAGGTGCACCACCGCGTGAAAAACAACCTCCAGGTGGTCTTGAGCCTCATGGACCTCCAGGCCTCCGAGGTGGAAGATCCCGAAATGCTCGAGCGCTATCGGCAGCTGCAAGGGCGCGTGCGCACCATGGCCATGCTCCACGAACAGCTCTGCCGTTCGGACAATCTGGGAGCCATCTCCTTGCGCGATTACATGGAAAAGCTCCTGGAAATGCTGGCGAGGTCCTTCGACATGCAGGACAGAGTGTCCGTGAAGCTCGCCCTGGAGGACATCCGGCTTTCCATCGACAAGGCGGCCCCCTGCGGCCTTCTGCTCAACGAGCTGGTCACCAACGCCTTCCAGCACGCCTTCTCAGGGCGCGCAGGGGGGGAATTGCGGGTGGACCTGCACACGGAGGACGGGGAGATCGTGCTCGTGGTAGGCGACGACGGCCCCGGCCTGCCCGCCGCCCTGGCAACGCCGGACGGCCACAACGTCTCCCCCGGCACGCTGGGCTTGCTGCTCGTCCGCGAACTGGCCCGGCAGCTCCGGGGTTCATTGCGCTGGCAGGAAGGGCCGGGAGTCACCGTCGAATTGCGCTTTCCGGCCGAATGTCCGTCCGGAAGCGCCAGGGTCTGA